The following proteins are encoded in a genomic region of bacterium:
- a CDS encoding heparinase II/III-family protein, which produces MKILWCIAGLIFTVTPVSAIDYEPWTCRQDFETRETMGWSSYPPIQDAAYEAPYIYPGTIQPGEQGTVLCKIIYPQWNAPQLTGVVKRLSMRLDDRSRVRFRYYIKSTVKPSWLGIDLPMANGDRVRSRFMNPETNRWVLLDLGIADILKAAGRAPAGELDITALAVTVRFESADPDIPIAAGFDDFSVSGYREAQFTFVEPRTESLDEWDSAIALNHYREGDTLSIRGTCASSSPDNVTVSITRFDRPEKTVYTEKLDKDGDSWTLHKPPALDGKRFPAGMYEVTLTGERKKEIVARSIFTFMVMDDRRFASHPRLWFDSEGREAFVARLKQPKNAAFLEKIRSDAREGREKYSTELPYDLDYFPEKGWLSSFEPYRTRIATIPQRAEANAIVSVVDGDEEAAEWAKQALIALCRWPTWTHPWMVNRGHHIYLYQYYTTCNLALTYDILYDRLTEEERDTVRQAMIRNGLEPAYRTYVVADQCTCNESNWIPAIVGGALAGATAILGETGDTTGLEPMLSGCLYKLRAHMNTVYDGDSGCLEGYGYGYGTMRIYTEILPFFEKCLNIDMSPMLDRQYTEGFWAADHDAGLYFTFGDARITPPDMSAFPWLLEKFRDPELAWFYDLNPPTPSYYTFHTVLYDIDDIPRKQPGNLTGAKWFRKTGTVVFRSGPGPEPFVLTFRCGPFGNHQHLDQGTFFLSDRGRLLITEQEYSDYYNDPFYQSHIIQPIGHNCVLVDHNPQSQRTGDHGDYAAGMNDHARITSFVNGRDMAFALGDLTPLYLGNVKRLERGILYIAPRTAVVIDRLETQQGEASMDVLFHGPKLSDMVLADEDVFTVSSGITRLAGIALGQDARPSLTLDADPVKLGMLTDNPIEPLGRVTVNLATSGGKAVSAVILSTELHVRKSQSFGEYMVIEFDDVDVLINRSGTAADNGSIGTDGLCAALSRDGGFLLAGATFGSIKGKTVVNSDRPITVLIEQDAVSYSTVEPAALEILSPERVHAVMVNGEKIKGWKYDRETGFVSLGVPAGQGSIELKK; this is translated from the coding sequence ATGAAAATACTGTGGTGTATTGCGGGGCTGATTTTCACTGTCACGCCTGTTTCAGCGATAGATTACGAGCCGTGGACCTGCCGCCAGGATTTCGAGACCCGTGAGACAATGGGATGGTCGAGCTATCCGCCCATACAGGACGCCGCCTATGAAGCGCCGTACATCTATCCGGGAACCATTCAGCCCGGCGAGCAGGGAACAGTTCTGTGCAAGATTATCTACCCGCAGTGGAACGCCCCGCAGCTTACCGGCGTGGTCAAACGGCTCAGCATGAGGCTCGATGACCGGAGCCGCGTACGGTTCAGGTACTATATCAAGAGTACGGTCAAACCATCATGGCTCGGCATCGATCTTCCCATGGCGAACGGCGACAGGGTGCGGTCGCGGTTCATGAATCCCGAAACGAACCGGTGGGTGCTCCTCGACCTCGGTATCGCCGACATTCTGAAAGCGGCGGGCCGTGCCCCTGCAGGAGAGCTCGATATAACCGCCCTGGCCGTCACCGTGCGCTTTGAGAGCGCCGATCCCGACATACCCATAGCAGCCGGTTTCGACGATTTCTCCGTCTCGGGATACCGTGAAGCGCAGTTTACCTTCGTGGAGCCGCGAACGGAATCGCTCGACGAGTGGGATTCCGCGATTGCCCTCAATCATTACCGTGAGGGCGATACGCTGTCTATCAGGGGGACATGCGCCTCCTCATCCCCGGACAACGTCACCGTAAGTATAACCCGGTTCGACAGGCCGGAGAAAACGGTATACACCGAAAAACTCGACAAGGATGGCGATTCATGGACTCTCCATAAGCCGCCTGCCCTCGACGGGAAACGGTTTCCGGCGGGAATGTACGAAGTAACGCTGACCGGCGAACGGAAAAAAGAGATTGTCGCACGGTCGATATTTACCTTCATGGTAATGGATGACCGGCGTTTCGCTTCCCATCCACGGCTCTGGTTCGACAGTGAGGGCAGGGAAGCGTTCGTCGCGCGTCTCAAACAACCGAAAAACGCCGCCTTTCTCGAAAAAATCAGGTCCGATGCCCGCGAAGGCCGTGAAAAATACTCCACAGAGCTTCCCTATGATCTCGATTATTTCCCCGAAAAGGGGTGGCTCTCATCGTTCGAGCCGTACCGTACGCGGATAGCGACCATACCCCAGCGGGCCGAGGCAAATGCCATCGTCTCGGTTGTCGATGGCGACGAGGAAGCGGCGGAATGGGCGAAACAGGCGCTCATTGCGCTCTGCCGCTGGCCGACATGGACACACCCGTGGATGGTCAACCGGGGGCATCATATCTACCTCTACCAATACTATACGACCTGCAATCTGGCATTGACCTACGATATTCTCTACGACCGCCTGACCGAAGAGGAACGCGACACAGTCCGGCAGGCGATGATCCGTAACGGTCTCGAACCGGCTTACAGGACGTATGTTGTTGCCGACCAGTGCACGTGCAACGAGTCGAACTGGATACCCGCGATTGTCGGCGGGGCTCTTGCGGGCGCGACTGCGATCCTCGGGGAAACGGGTGACACGACCGGTCTCGAACCCATGCTGAGCGGGTGCCTGTACAAACTGAGAGCGCACATGAATACCGTGTATGACGGCGACAGCGGCTGCCTCGAAGGGTACGGCTACGGGTACGGGACCATGCGTATCTATACCGAGATACTGCCCTTTTTCGAGAAATGCCTCAATATCGACATGTCGCCAATGCTCGACCGTCAGTATACCGAGGGATTCTGGGCAGCCGACCATGACGCCGGGCTCTATTTCACCTTCGGCGATGCCCGGATTACGCCGCCGGATATGTCGGCTTTCCCCTGGCTGCTCGAAAAATTCCGCGATCCCGAGCTTGCCTGGTTCTACGATCTCAATCCGCCGACGCCGTCCTACTACACGTTTCATACCGTTCTGTACGATATCGACGATATCCCGCGCAAACAGCCGGGAAATCTCACGGGCGCAAAGTGGTTCAGGAAAACCGGCACGGTGGTGTTCCGCTCGGGACCCGGCCCGGAGCCATTTGTCCTGACCTTCAGGTGCGGTCCTTTCGGCAATCATCAGCACCTCGACCAGGGAACGTTTTTTCTCTCCGACCGCGGCAGACTCCTTATAACCGAGCAGGAATACAGCGACTATTATAACGATCCTTTTTACCAGAGTCATATAATCCAGCCCATCGGGCACAACTGCGTTCTCGTCGATCATAACCCGCAGAGCCAGAGAACGGGCGATCACGGCGACTATGCGGCCGGAATGAACGATCATGCGCGGATAACATCCTTCGTCAACGGCCGTGACATGGCGTTCGCTCTGGGCGATCTCACCCCGCTCTATCTGGGCAACGTAAAAAGGCTCGAACGCGGTATCCTCTATATAGCTCCCCGTACGGCTGTCGTTATCGACAGGCTTGAGACCCAGCAGGGGGAAGCATCGATGGATGTGCTGTTTCATGGCCCGAAGCTGTCTGACATGGTGCTCGCCGATGAGGATGTTTTCACCGTCAGTTCCGGTATTACCAGACTTGCGGGAATCGCGCTCGGTCAGGATGCCAGACCCTCTCTGACCCTCGATGCCGATCCGGTCAAGCTCGGTATGCTCACAGATAATCCAATCGAACCGCTCGGCCGTGTGACCGTGAACCTTGCAACATCAGGCGGGAAAGCGGTCTCCGCCGTAATCCTGTCAACCGAGCTTCATGTAAGGAAATCGCAGAGCTTCGGGGAATATATGGTCATCGAGTTTGACGACGTTGATGTGCTCATCAACCGGTCGGGCACCGCTGCGGATAACGGATCGATCGGCACGGACGGCCTGTGTGCGGCGCTGTCCCGCGATGGCGGCTTTCTGCTTGCCGGTGCGACATTCGGCTCGATTAAAGGGAAAACCGTGGTGAATTCCGACAGGCCGATAACGGTTCTCATTGAGCAGGATGCCGTCTCCTACAGTACTGTTGAACCCGCTGCGCTCGAAATCCTCTCCCCGGAGCGGGTACACGCTGTTATGGTGAACGGCGAGAAGATAAAAGGCTGGAAATACGACCGCGAGACAGGATTTGTTTCGCTCGGAGTACCTGCGGGACAGGGATCGATCGAATTGAAGAAGTGA
- a CDS encoding NAD(P)/FAD-dependent oxidoreductase translates to MALQHIFSPIRLGKVTVANRTVLAPMGIGISSLDEPYPLNSIRYFEERAIGEIGMIITPFTPVHNKLSTLPVAGITHDRFIPHHKRFVDCIHQYDTRVFLQIALAGGQLSGEAPSAIYSPIYTEKPRALTTGELDELVEAFVIAAGRAIESGYDGVEVHGAHSYLIGSMMSPALNKRTDKYGGSFEGRMKFPRDIISGIRGKYPDFPVGFKFSAHEHLEGGVDIELGKQIASHIAQLGVAYLHPSTTAVTFEYMDDYSAVPVLYMPRNNLIPLAVETRKAAPGVPIIGAGGITVPEEAEELIASGKCDMVALGRPSLADPHWAKKAKAGKKVVPCIRCNVCYRQLWAGEPLWCSVNPYLGHEAEQYLSTPSKKKKVMIIGAGPAGIRCALTASKRGHDVTLFEKRPYIGGMVYPGSRPDCKKDVARLLDWYNTELGESTVRLRLNTEVTPELVEQEAPDALVIAVGAEPSVPGVPGIDMPHVASAVDVLRDVSRYKGKKAVVVGGGDVGCETACHLADNGWKVTIVEMLPRLMEENVVMDVKFPMLALLEKKHVTVRTGTKLSKVTDEGIEAILPSGKKGGIEADIVVIATGFKKPLTFNPEDVSMHIAPMSGTLGKLAIKAAEFHIIGDCARLGRIREATEAGERIGRWL, encoded by the coding sequence ATGGCTCTACAACACATCTTCAGCCCGATACGGCTCGGGAAAGTAACCGTAGCCAACCGTACCGTGCTCGCGCCGATGGGAATCGGTATCAGCAGCCTCGACGAACCGTATCCGCTCAACAGTATCCGTTATTTCGAGGAGCGTGCCATCGGGGAAATCGGCATGATAATCACACCGTTCACCCCGGTGCATAACAAATTGTCCACGCTCCCTGTCGCCGGGATTACCCATGACCGTTTCATCCCCCATCACAAGCGGTTTGTGGACTGCATTCATCAGTACGACACCAGGGTATTCCTCCAGATTGCCCTTGCGGGAGGGCAGCTGAGCGGCGAGGCTCCCTCGGCGATATACAGCCCCATCTATACCGAAAAGCCGCGCGCCCTTACCACCGGTGAGCTCGATGAGCTTGTCGAGGCATTCGTAATCGCCGCGGGCAGGGCGATCGAGTCGGGTTACGATGGCGTCGAGGTGCACGGTGCACATTCCTATCTGATCGGGTCGATGATGTCTCCGGCACTCAATAAACGAACCGACAAATACGGCGGTTCATTCGAAGGAAGGATGAAATTCCCCCGTGACATAATCTCCGGGATCAGGGGGAAATACCCCGATTTCCCGGTCGGTTTCAAGTTCAGCGCCCACGAGCACCTCGAAGGCGGTGTCGATATCGAACTGGGAAAGCAGATCGCCAGCCACATAGCGCAGCTCGGCGTTGCCTACCTCCACCCTTCCACAACCGCGGTAACATTCGAATACATGGACGATTATTCCGCCGTTCCCGTGCTCTATATGCCCCGGAACAACCTGATTCCGCTTGCCGTGGAGACCAGAAAAGCAGCGCCCGGTGTTCCGATCATCGGGGCCGGGGGAATAACTGTGCCCGAGGAAGCGGAGGAGCTCATCGCATCGGGGAAATGCGACATGGTCGCCCTCGGCCGTCCATCGCTCGCCGACCCCCACTGGGCAAAAAAAGCGAAGGCGGGAAAAAAGGTGGTTCCGTGTATCCGGTGCAACGTCTGCTACCGTCAGCTCTGGGCCGGAGAACCGCTGTGGTGCTCGGTGAATCCGTATCTCGGTCACGAGGCCGAACAGTATCTTTCAACACCCTCGAAAAAGAAAAAAGTCATGATTATCGGCGCCGGCCCGGCTGGTATACGGTGTGCGCTGACAGCATCGAAACGGGGGCATGATGTCACGCTCTTCGAAAAGCGGCCTTACATCGGCGGGATGGTGTATCCCGGCAGCAGGCCGGACTGCAAGAAGGATGTGGCACGCCTTCTCGACTGGTACAACACCGAGCTCGGCGAAAGCACGGTCAGACTCAGGCTCAATACCGAAGTCACACCTGAGCTCGTCGAGCAGGAAGCCCCCGATGCGCTCGTTATCGCGGTTGGCGCCGAGCCTTCGGTGCCCGGTGTTCCCGGTATCGACATGCCTCATGTCGCATCGGCGGTCGATGTTCTCCGCGATGTGTCACGTTATAAAGGCAAAAAAGCCGTGGTTGTCGGGGGCGGCGATGTGGGCTGCGAAACCGCATGTCATCTGGCTGACAACGGCTGGAAGGTTACCATCGTCGAAATGCTCCCGCGCCTCATGGAGGAGAATGTGGTCATGGATGTGAAATTCCCCATGCTCGCGCTCCTCGAAAAGAAACATGTCACCGTAAGAACAGGGACAAAGCTCAGCAAAGTCACCGATGAAGGTATCGAAGCGATTCTCCCGAGCGGTAAAAAGGGAGGTATCGAGGCCGATATCGTGGTCATTGCGACCGGATTCAAAAAACCGCTGACATTCAATCCGGAAGACGTGTCCATGCATATCGCGCCGATGAGCGGAACACTGGGCAAACTCGCCATCAAAGCGGCGGAGTTTCATATCATCGGCGACTGCGCCAGACTCGGCCGCATCCGTGAAGCCACGGAAGCCGGAGAACGTATCGGCCGCTGGCTGTGA
- a CDS encoding Gfo/Idh/MocA family oxidoreductase codes for MSEKFGFGIIGAGVISTYHAKAIEAHPDGKIVAVADVVKANAEKFAAEHHCDVYTDWREMLKRPDIDAINVCSPSGLHAEHTIGAAQAGKHIIVEKSMAINVKDATRMIRAARDSGVKLAVIFQKRTEEAPNRIKKAIADGVFGKMVFGDASIKYWRNQAYYDSADWRGTWAQEGGGSTMTQGIHGIDLLLYMMGDVEKIYAMMDTVAHVRIEVEDIALALLTFKNGAYGRLQTATACNPGQGNVFDINGTLGTAILVEDTITSWAVSDSKETVAQETITGVAGKAGTAASSYKTFPVEGHIMQMANFISAVRTGEELICSGEEGRRSLVLIEALYTSARRGQEVYLEEILEGNEI; via the coding sequence ATGTCAGAGAAATTCGGTTTCGGGATAATAGGCGCCGGGGTTATAAGCACCTATCATGCAAAGGCAATCGAAGCACACCCGGACGGGAAAATCGTGGCTGTTGCCGATGTCGTCAAGGCAAACGCCGAAAAATTCGCCGCAGAACATCACTGCGATGTCTATACCGACTGGCGTGAAATGCTCAAACGCCCCGATATCGACGCCATCAATGTCTGCTCCCCCTCCGGACTCCATGCCGAACATACAATAGGCGCCGCCCAGGCTGGCAAGCATATCATCGTCGAAAAGAGCATGGCAATCAATGTGAAGGACGCAACCCGCATGATCCGGGCTGCAAGAGACAGCGGAGTCAAGCTCGCTGTCATCTTCCAGAAAAGGACGGAAGAAGCACCGAACAGGATAAAGAAAGCTATTGCGGACGGCGTATTCGGTAAAATGGTGTTCGGCGATGCTTCGATCAAGTACTGGCGGAACCAGGCCTACTACGACAGCGCAGACTGGCGCGGGACATGGGCGCAGGAAGGCGGCGGCTCCACAATGACCCAGGGGATTCACGGCATCGATCTTCTCCTCTACATGATGGGTGACGTCGAAAAGATTTATGCAATGATGGATACAGTCGCCCATGTCAGAATCGAGGTGGAAGACATCGCCCTCGCCCTGCTCACTTTCAAGAACGGCGCGTACGGTCGTCTCCAGACAGCGACTGCATGCAATCCCGGCCAGGGAAATGTGTTCGATATCAACGGCACCCTCGGAACGGCGATCCTTGTCGAGGACACCATTACAAGCTGGGCGGTCTCCGATTCCAAGGAAACCGTGGCGCAGGAAACGATTACCGGTGTCGCCGGTAAAGCGGGCACCGCTGCCTCGTCCTATAAAACATTCCCCGTCGAGGGCCACATCATGCAGATGGCGAATTTCATCTCTGCGGTCAGGACAGGCGAAGAGCTCATATGCAGCGGCGAGGAAGGGCGACGGTCACTCGTGCTCATCGAGGCCCTCTATACATCGGCCCGCCGTGGCCAGGAAGTGTATCTCGAGGAAATCCTCGAAGGCAACGAAATCTGA
- a CDS encoding DegT/DnrJ/EryC1/StrS family aminotransferase, with the protein MSELAIFGGQPTITGSWPKWPFAGKRERELLDEVLSSDLWGGTGLGPKIRELNDKFARYCDCKYGAAVANGTVSMELALKAWDIGPGDEVICPAVTFMATATAPHHVGATVVYVDIDPKTLNIDPARIEEAVTPKTRAIIPVHIGGHPCDMDPIMEIARKHGIKVLEDAAQAHGSIYKGRKSGSLGDAGSFSFQQSKNMQSGEGGIVVSNDRDFIDLIHYSIGKFGRGVREKYAGHIHYRFGWNACYTELQAALALAQLERLEEHTEKRAANAKLLYRLLDGIEGIEPLVWQPYCDRHGHHLVNLRFISEEFDGASRAQFLAALNKEGVVCSSFYPMPLYEQPLYKTDKTLSMRYLPSPVSERTCREIVFLEQNLFLAESGRIEKIAEAIRKVRKNASELHDIDVTENDFMGSAVLKKARENAA; encoded by the coding sequence ATGAGTGAACTTGCAATTTTCGGCGGACAGCCGACCATAACCGGTTCCTGGCCCAAATGGCCCTTTGCCGGAAAACGCGAACGTGAGCTCCTCGATGAGGTTCTTTCAAGCGATCTCTGGGGAGGCACCGGATTAGGCCCCAAGATACGTGAACTCAACGACAAATTTGCCCGGTACTGCGATTGCAAATACGGCGCAGCGGTGGCAAACGGGACGGTATCGATGGAGCTTGCCCTCAAAGCATGGGACATCGGCCCCGGAGACGAGGTCATCTGCCCGGCGGTCACCTTCATGGCGACAGCGACCGCACCTCACCATGTCGGAGCCACCGTCGTGTACGTGGACATAGACCCGAAGACGCTCAATATCGACCCGGCAAGGATCGAGGAGGCAGTGACTCCGAAAACACGGGCAATCATTCCCGTTCACATCGGCGGACACCCCTGCGACATGGACCCCATCATGGAAATAGCCCGGAAGCATGGAATTAAAGTGCTCGAAGATGCCGCTCAGGCGCACGGTTCCATCTATAAGGGCCGTAAATCCGGCTCACTGGGCGATGCGGGTTCTTTCAGCTTCCAGCAGTCGAAAAACATGCAGAGCGGTGAAGGCGGAATCGTTGTCAGCAACGACCGTGATTTTATCGATCTCATTCACTACAGCATCGGCAAATTCGGCCGGGGAGTCCGTGAAAAATATGCGGGCCATATTCACTACCGGTTCGGCTGGAATGCTTGCTATACCGAACTGCAGGCAGCCCTTGCCCTTGCCCAGCTCGAACGTCTCGAGGAACACACGGAAAAACGCGCAGCAAACGCAAAACTGCTCTACAGACTGCTCGATGGCATCGAGGGTATCGAACCGCTCGTCTGGCAGCCCTACTGCGATCGTCACGGCCACCATCTTGTCAACCTCCGCTTCATAAGCGAAGAATTCGATGGTGCCAGCAGGGCACAGTTTCTGGCGGCTCTCAACAAAGAAGGTGTCGTGTGTTCGTCATTCTATCCCATGCCGCTCTATGAGCAGCCCTTATACAAAACGGACAAAACCCTGTCCATGCGGTATCTCCCGAGCCCCGTTTCGGAACGGACATGCAGGGAAATCGTTTTCCTCGAACAGAACCTGTTCCTCGCCGAAAGCGGACGAATCGAAAAAATCGCCGAAGCAATCAGGAAGGTGCGTAAAAATGCTTCCGAGCTTCACGATATCGATGTGACTGAAAACGATTTCATGGGTTCCGCCGTGCTCAAGAAAGCCCGTGAAAACGCGGCATGA
- a CDS encoding glucose 1-dehydrogenase yields MSENLFDLTGKTAIVTGSSRGLGLYFARALARAGADLVVTSRSIASLAPVREEIEALGVRVFPVELDVREYGSIRKAVDAAYDHYGKIDILVNNAGCNVRKPAVDVTWDDWNLVVDTNLRGPFFMAQAVAQKMIPRKYGRIVNIGSVTSVFGYAALGPYCASRGGIKQLTMSLADDWGLYGITVNCLAPGWFKTAQTAVLYENKEWVDYLVDRIPLKRPGHPNDLDGTIVFLSSDASAYMTGQTILVDGGISTGATRATAQKRSV; encoded by the coding sequence ATGAGCGAGAATCTCTTTGACCTGACCGGGAAAACGGCGATTGTAACGGGATCGAGCCGTGGACTCGGACTCTACTTTGCACGGGCGCTTGCACGCGCCGGCGCCGATCTTGTGGTCACGAGCCGTTCTATCGCCTCTCTTGCGCCCGTCAGGGAAGAAATCGAAGCTCTCGGCGTCCGCGTATTCCCCGTCGAGCTCGATGTCCGTGAGTACGGGAGCATCCGGAAGGCGGTGGATGCGGCGTACGACCATTACGGCAAAATCGACATCCTCGTGAACAACGCGGGGTGCAATGTCCGCAAACCGGCGGTGGATGTAACATGGGATGACTGGAACCTCGTGGTCGACACGAACCTCCGGGGGCCGTTTTTCATGGCGCAGGCCGTTGCGCAGAAGATGATTCCGAGAAAATACGGAAGAATCGTCAATATCGGGTCGGTCACCTCCGTGTTCGGGTATGCCGCGCTCGGGCCGTACTGTGCAAGCCGCGGCGGAATCAAGCAGCTTACCATGAGCCTTGCGGATGACTGGGGATTATACGGGATAACGGTCAACTGTCTCGCTCCGGGCTGGTTCAAGACCGCACAGACCGCGGTGCTCTACGAAAACAAGGAATGGGTCGATTACCTCGTCGACCGTATCCCGCTCAAACGCCCGGGACATCCGAACGACCTCGACGGCACCATTGTCTTCCTGTCTTCCGATGCAAGCGCGTACATGACCGGCCAGACAATCCTCGTGGACGGCGGCATTTCAACCGGAGCAACCCGCGCCACAGCGCAGAAAAGAAGCGTCTGA
- a CDS encoding M20/M25/M40 family metallo-hydrolase: MIDNDTIRKTCEGLLDETTAFLDRLVRFESTPGYEGPAMECLYGQFKDLADVCEKVPVPEDIIHDPDYAFRIDERPYEGRPNLRVVLKGDGAGKSVVFNAHVDVVPPSAGHERPFDPFIRDGEMYGRGAIDDKGLVAVMWMMLKAMKKLSLRPHGDVILHIVIEEETGGNGTLALIRHGEKADCCINLEGCGIGKLHTSVRGALWFTCTCYGRAGHSGSAQMTVSALKTAFEAMSIIEEYHDDLLAGTHRDDPLFSEIENPMPVTFGQMKAGDWPAMAPQMAVFKGVFGILTTPKEKVMAEMIDRLKTRGSEWLSGNFEITFDYRHDTSRIDPELPFVKLLGQCFEEMGIHSEIAALPASADTWFYTNIAGIPGVLTGCGGIGTAHTAYERVRLDEIPVESAVMILFIKKWCGFTVS, translated from the coding sequence ATGATCGATAACGACACAATAAGGAAGACCTGCGAAGGTCTCCTCGATGAAACGACAGCGTTTCTCGACAGGCTCGTGCGGTTCGAATCGACGCCCGGATACGAAGGCCCCGCGATGGAATGTCTGTACGGGCAGTTCAAGGACCTCGCCGATGTGTGCGAAAAGGTTCCCGTGCCCGAAGACATCATACACGATCCCGATTATGCCTTCAGAATTGACGAGCGTCCGTACGAGGGAAGGCCGAATCTCCGCGTTGTTCTCAAGGGAGACGGCGCCGGGAAAAGCGTTGTCTTCAACGCCCATGTGGATGTCGTCCCGCCGTCTGCCGGCCACGAACGGCCGTTTGACCCGTTCATCCGGGACGGTGAGATGTACGGTCGCGGCGCCATAGACGACAAGGGGCTTGTCGCGGTCATGTGGATGATGCTCAAAGCCATGAAAAAGCTGAGCTTAAGGCCCCACGGCGATGTGATACTCCACATAGTCATCGAGGAAGAGACCGGCGGCAACGGCACGCTCGCGCTCATCAGACACGGTGAAAAAGCCGACTGCTGCATCAATCTCGAGGGATGCGGGATAGGGAAATTGCATACCTCAGTCCGGGGCGCGCTGTGGTTCACCTGCACCTGTTACGGCAGAGCTGGTCATTCCGGGTCGGCTCAGATGACGGTAAGCGCACTTAAAACGGCTTTCGAGGCGATGAGTATCATCGAGGAATACCATGACGACCTGCTGGCCGGGACACACCGCGACGACCCTCTCTTCTCGGAGATCGAAAATCCCATGCCGGTGACATTCGGGCAGATGAAGGCGGGCGACTGGCCTGCCATGGCGCCGCAGATGGCGGTATTCAAGGGTGTATTCGGCATTCTGACAACGCCGAAAGAAAAAGTTATGGCTGAGATGATCGACCGGCTGAAAACCCGTGGATCGGAATGGCTGAGCGGGAATTTCGAAATCACGTTCGATTACCGTCACGACACGAGCAGGATCGATCCGGAGCTCCCGTTTGTCAAGCTTCTTGGGCAGTGCTTCGAGGAAATGGGAATTCATTCGGAAATCGCCGCTCTTCCGGCCTCGGCGGATACGTGGTTTTATACCAATATCGCGGGGATTCCCGGGGTTCTGACCGGCTGCGGCGGGATCGGAACTGCTCATACCGCATATGAACGTGTCAGGCTCGATGAAATCCCGGTCGAATCGGCCGTCATGATCCTCTTTATAAAAAAGTGGTGCGGTTTTACCGTTTCATAG
- a CDS encoding RraA family protein: MEFENEIKMFEFMEQFFYAGALSDILDEMGYPECAVSPAAMIRPLFSEAVCAGRVRTLLNAPMKTGTSDPYKLAIELLDSLIPGEVAVASSDKPIETGIMGELSAAAMMKRGGRGVIVDGYTRDARKLINLKFPTFVRGISPIDSTDRSAVVEYDSPVIIGGRRVKPGQIVFADLDGMVFIPQVVEMDVIQEAAKRVKVENEIRSRLESGASMREMWDKYHVL, translated from the coding sequence ATGGAGTTTGAAAATGAAATAAAGATGTTTGAGTTCATGGAACAGTTCTTTTATGCGGGAGCGCTTTCGGATATTCTCGATGAAATGGGTTACCCGGAATGCGCGGTGAGTCCTGCCGCGATGATTCGTCCCCTTTTCTCGGAGGCAGTATGCGCCGGACGTGTCCGTACGCTGCTGAACGCTCCCATGAAGACGGGGACATCCGATCCGTACAAGCTCGCCATCGAGCTGCTCGACAGCCTTATACCCGGAGAGGTGGCTGTCGCTTCGTCCGACAAGCCCATCGAAACCGGGATCATGGGTGAGCTGTCGGCTGCTGCCATGATGAAACGCGGCGGGAGAGGTGTCATCGTGGACGGCTATACCCGTGATGCCCGTAAACTGATCAATCTGAAATTTCCGACGTTTGTAAGAGGAATTTCGCCCATCGATTCCACCGACCGCTCGGCCGTTGTTGAATACGATTCCCCCGTCATTATCGGCGGCCGTCGCGTTAAACCGGGCCAGATTGTGTTTGCCGATCTCGACGGGATGGTGTTCATTCCTCAGGTTGTTGAGATGGATGTGATCCAGGAGGCGGCAAAACGGGTCAAGGTCGAGAATGAAATACGGTCAAGGCTCGAGAGTGGAGCCTCAATGCGCGAGATGTGGGATAAATACCATGTACTTTGA